A portion of the Deinococcus peraridilitoris DSM 19664 genome contains these proteins:
- a CDS encoding DNA-formamidopyrimidine glycosylase — protein sequence MPELPEVETTRRQLAPLLVGRTIVRIEHDGRHRYRDTHLAEGRRVTRLDRRGKYLIAQFEDDPHESLELIVHLGMTGGFRSATGRHTRVTVHLDDGSALYFQDSRRFGKWAVVRTGEYGSMPTLQNIGPEPLSEDFDEEAFVTQALNAPVVKTWLLSQGPVAGLGNIYVDEALWRAGIHPARTRLAPEEARRLYTAIREVLTEAVEAGGSTLADHTYAQPNGESGWFQFRHNVYARKGKACARCGGTIEKIVLGQRGTHFCPECQPHAQPEPGSDAGARARKGRTT from the coding sequence GTGCCTGAACTGCCCGAAGTCGAAACGACCCGACGTCAACTTGCTCCGCTGCTGGTGGGACGCACCATCGTGCGGATCGAGCATGACGGACGCCACCGCTACCGCGACACGCACCTTGCCGAAGGTCGCCGGGTCACTCGTCTCGACCGCCGGGGCAAGTACCTGATCGCGCAGTTCGAGGACGACCCACATGAATCCCTGGAATTGATCGTGCACCTGGGCATGACAGGCGGCTTTCGTTCGGCGACGGGCCGACACACCCGCGTGACCGTGCACCTCGATGACGGCAGCGCCCTCTACTTTCAGGATTCGCGACGCTTTGGCAAGTGGGCGGTCGTCCGCACGGGCGAGTACGGCAGCATGCCCACCCTGCAGAACATAGGCCCCGAACCGCTTTCAGAAGATTTCGACGAAGAAGCCTTCGTCACACAGGCCCTGAACGCGCCAGTCGTCAAGACCTGGCTGCTTTCGCAAGGTCCGGTGGCGGGACTGGGGAACATCTACGTCGACGAAGCACTGTGGCGCGCGGGCATTCACCCGGCCCGAACGCGGCTGGCGCCCGAGGAGGCGCGGCGGCTGTACACCGCGATTCGTGAAGTGCTGACCGAGGCCGTCGAAGCCGGAGGCTCGACCCTGGCCGATCACACGTACGCGCAGCCGAACGGTGAAAGCGGCTGGTTTCAGTTTCGCCACAACGTCTATGCACGCAAAGGCAAAGCTTGCGCCCGCTGTGGCGGCACCATCGAGAAAATAGTGTTGGGCCAGCGCGGCACGCATTTCTGTCCCGAATGTCAGCCGCACGCTCAGCCTGAGCCGGGCAGCGACGCCGGGGCGCGGGCGCGCAAAGGCCGGACGACATGA
- a CDS encoding pyroglutamyl-peptidase I → MMKLLLTGFEPFGGDTVNPSEQVVEALGNQVVSGVQVRGELLPVDTGRAPQVLRAALERHQPDAVVLTGLAAGRPQLTLERVAVNVLDFRIPDNAGVQKHDERIEPAGPDAYLSSLPLGDILRAWKAAGIPGYVSDTAGLYLCNQVMYVARHALGAEVPCGFLHLPANPEVALGAPRELPYLPQQELNRGVQVVVETVAARLRARTATETEGVTGL, encoded by the coding sequence ATGATGAAGTTGTTGCTCACTGGGTTCGAGCCTTTCGGGGGTGACACGGTCAATCCCTCTGAGCAGGTCGTGGAAGCGCTGGGAAATCAGGTCGTATCCGGTGTGCAGGTGCGAGGCGAGCTGCTGCCCGTGGATACGGGACGGGCACCCCAGGTTCTGCGTGCAGCCCTGGAACGCCACCAACCCGACGCCGTGGTACTGACAGGGCTGGCCGCCGGACGCCCACAGCTCACGCTGGAGCGCGTCGCGGTGAACGTGCTGGATTTCCGTATTCCCGACAACGCGGGCGTACAGAAGCACGACGAACGCATCGAGCCCGCCGGCCCTGACGCGTACCTCAGCAGCCTGCCGCTGGGTGACATTCTGCGGGCCTGGAAAGCAGCAGGAATTCCGGGCTACGTTTCCGACACGGCGGGACTGTACCTGTGCAATCAGGTAATGTACGTTGCCCGTCACGCCCTGGGCGCGGAGGTGCCGTGCGGATTTCTGCACCTGCCTGCCAATCCGGAGGTGGCCCTGGGCGCACCGCGTGAACTGCCATACTTACCGCAACAGGAACTGAACCGCGGGGTACAGGTCGTGGTGGAAACAGTCGCAGCTCGCTTGCGAGCGCGCACCGCCACGGAAACCGAAGGCGTCACGGGCCTCTGA
- a CDS encoding SDR family oxidoreductase, whose protein sequence is MTSLFDLSGKRALVTGASKGIGLASARLLSQLGAQVTVSARGEADLVRAASEIGARAIVADVSHAAEIERLVQEAGEIDILVSNAGGPPTGLPSLVDDEGWQRGFELTFMSTVRLSRALVGGMRARGWGRVITITSLTVGRPSLGLPVSNALRAGVTNFARSLALEVARDGVTVNTVAPGYTATERLQEVFKSPEDAERVMSRIPAARFGSADEVASAVAYLSTAGAAYITGQEILVDGGWSI, encoded by the coding sequence ATGACCTCACTTTTCGATCTGTCAGGCAAGCGGGCCCTCGTGACGGGCGCGAGCAAGGGCATCGGTCTCGCCAGCGCCCGGCTGCTGTCGCAGCTGGGTGCTCAGGTTACTGTTTCCGCGCGCGGTGAAGCCGATCTGGTGCGGGCCGCGAGCGAAATCGGCGCACGCGCCATCGTGGCCGATGTCAGTCACGCCGCCGAGATCGAACGCCTCGTGCAGGAAGCAGGCGAAATCGACATTCTGGTCAGCAACGCTGGAGGCCCGCCCACCGGCCTGCCAAGCCTCGTCGACGACGAAGGCTGGCAGCGCGGCTTCGAGCTGACGTTCATGTCCACGGTGCGGCTTTCGCGCGCGCTGGTGGGTGGGATGCGCGCGCGTGGCTGGGGACGCGTCATCACCATTACCAGCCTGACGGTCGGCAGGCCCAGCCTGGGCCTGCCGGTGTCGAACGCGCTGCGCGCCGGTGTGACCAACTTCGCTCGCTCGCTCGCCCTGGAAGTGGCGCGCGATGGGGTGACGGTCAACACGGTTGCGCCCGGCTATACCGCCACCGAACGCCTGCAGGAAGTCTTCAAGTCACCCGAGGACGCCGAGCGGGTCATGAGCCGTATCCCCGCCGCGCGTTTCGGCAGCGCCGACGAGGTCGCTTCGGCGGTGGCGTACCTTTCGACGGCGGGCGCGGCGTACATCACCGGCCAGGAAATTCTGGTCGACGGCGGCTGGAGCATCTGA
- a CDS encoding OsmC family protein, translated as MGTKMTMHYLGEQRYVGLNERGQQLLIDASPVSVGVRPMEALLGALATCSAYDVVGILAKRKTPLSSYRIEVEGERAEEHPRRYTTITVRHIAGGEGVTLEALQKAVQLSHDKYCSVVASLNAEIHTDVQLEQAGVPV; from the coding sequence ATGGGCACCAAGATGACGATGCATTACCTGGGTGAGCAACGGTATGTCGGCTTGAACGAGCGTGGACAGCAACTCCTGATCGACGCTTCTCCGGTCAGCGTGGGAGTGCGTCCGATGGAAGCGCTGCTGGGAGCACTCGCGACCTGCTCGGCGTACGATGTGGTGGGCATCCTGGCCAAACGCAAGACGCCCCTCAGCAGCTACCGGATCGAGGTGGAAGGGGAGCGTGCCGAAGAGCACCCCCGGCGCTACACCACCATCACGGTCCGGCACATCGCCGGCGGCGAAGGCGTTACCCTGGAAGCGTTGCAAAAGGCCGTGCAGCTGTCACACGACAAGTACTGCTCGGTGGTCGCGTCTCTCAACGCCGAGATCCACACGGACGTGCAGCTCGAACAGGCAGGCGTCCCCGTCTGA
- a CDS encoding ATP-binding response regulator, translating into MNDHYDLSNLPSTLRVLHLEDNLLDHELVKAMLEEGELPWACVVKQVDVEEDFRRELSDFAPHLVLSDYSLPSYDGLSAYDYVRRYYRHMPFVIVTGAMGEEVAVETLRRGVTDYVLKQRLERLVPAVVRALSEAAERARRERAEAEIRELNMTLQSRLEEVERLNKIAEEQRLKLEETAQQLEEALKLQKTFLAESSHELRTPLTALLGYLRRAERELGHSQTVSDSIRVAENMTRLVNDLLQLSRGELVQSIEPHFINLSELLQQVGRDYGVRVEVPPVLDAVGDPIRLTQVFVNLVTNATRVCGDANLVHIAARQENNELIVDVIDHGPGVPDRVKKRIFDKFYRGKEAGSAGLGLTISQQVVQAHKGDLYVVDTPGGGATFRVVLSALEEEDDDVVDLAELPRDVGQEAQQAET; encoded by the coding sequence ATGAACGATCATTACGACCTTTCCAATCTGCCCAGCACTCTGCGGGTGCTGCACCTCGAAGACAATCTGCTTGACCACGAGCTGGTCAAGGCCATGCTCGAAGAGGGCGAACTGCCCTGGGCCTGCGTAGTGAAGCAGGTGGACGTCGAAGAAGACTTTCGTCGCGAGCTGAGCGACTTCGCTCCGCACCTCGTGCTTTCCGATTATTCGCTGCCCAGCTATGACGGCCTGAGTGCCTACGATTATGTCCGTCGCTATTACCGCCACATGCCGTTCGTGATCGTCACGGGCGCGATGGGGGAGGAAGTTGCCGTGGAAACCCTGCGGCGCGGCGTGACCGACTACGTGCTCAAGCAGCGCCTGGAGCGCCTCGTACCGGCGGTGGTGCGCGCGCTTTCGGAGGCCGCCGAGCGCGCCCGCCGTGAACGCGCCGAGGCCGAGATTCGTGAACTCAACATGACGCTGCAGTCGCGCCTGGAGGAGGTGGAGCGACTGAACAAGATCGCCGAGGAGCAGCGCCTGAAGCTCGAAGAAACCGCGCAGCAGCTCGAAGAAGCTTTGAAGCTCCAGAAGACCTTTCTGGCCGAGAGCAGCCACGAATTGCGAACCCCGCTGACTGCCCTGCTGGGTTACCTGAGACGGGCCGAGCGCGAGCTGGGTCACTCGCAGACCGTGTCGGACTCGATTCGTGTGGCCGAGAACATGACGCGTCTCGTGAATGACCTCCTTCAGCTGTCGCGCGGAGAACTGGTACAGTCCATCGAACCCCACTTCATCAACCTCTCCGAACTGCTGCAGCAGGTCGGGCGCGACTACGGGGTGCGCGTCGAGGTTCCGCCGGTCCTGGACGCGGTGGGAGATCCCATCCGCCTGACGCAGGTGTTCGTGAACCTCGTGACGAACGCCACACGGGTATGTGGGGACGCCAACCTCGTTCATATTGCCGCCCGACAGGAAAACAACGAACTGATCGTGGACGTGATCGATCATGGGCCGGGCGTTCCCGACCGCGTCAAGAAACGCATTTTCGACAAGTTCTACCGGGGCAAGGAAGCCGGCAGCGCCGGTCTGGGGCTCACCATCTCACAGCAGGTCGTGCAGGCCCATAAAGGCGACCTGTACGTCGTGGATACCCCGGGCGGCGGCGCGACCTTTCGGGTGGTGCTCAGCGCGCTCGAAGAGGAAGACGACGATGTGGTCGACCTCGCGGAGCTGCCGCGGGACGTCGGGCAGGAAGCGCAGCAGGCCGAAACCTGA
- a CDS encoding CHASE domain-containing protein, translating into MAEPLPSMSTVPASRRPLNLAFFVLALVLLLTTVSTWSVNQLAAQQQRTRFLREADTVTQSVEQRLDIYIEAMRSARGLWSVNSEVSRDDFARYIDSLELIRNYPGIQGIGYAEYVRPGQLGAFEARLRRQGLPSFRVRPVPAQDAYVPVTYLEPRNEANAYAMGFDMHSEALRRAAIERALTNGEAAATAPVTLVQEKRKESSQSGFLIYLPIYENGVGLRTVEERRAALRGFLYAAFRTGDFLSGVDRRTRYGEIDLRVSDDAATMYGEIKQGAQFFDSHELNVAGRTWKLEFSAPPEFGQNVFSLTPWVVLVVGLSIALAAFWTTNSQVRARERAEEMSSRLARSRASLTESRAEFAAIFQAMQDTALFAGPTGEVRLSNAALNRTFGYATDELQGRNLSSLRVSAEMPSQNDFNSSVARYRRKDGSEFTGEVQRSFVRNEAGEVIGQLEVVRDMTERLEAERALRESELRYQGVLEAMPQLVWVTDPQGRHRYFNSGWYAFTGLSPDESVDFGFAKALHPDDVERSLLTWERSWRYGEPYEIEYRFRRFDGEYHWFVGRASPIHNAEGQVIEWVGTCTDIHERIEFEGQLRRSEARYRGLIEGMPQIVWLSDPRGETTYFNRRWAEYVGEQRAGGGLSEEVVHPHERATFTEQWGRSLHGKVPFEGEYRLVRADGEYRTFMVRSLPILGEDGAVIEWVGTLTDVEDQVYSEASSRLLAEISRVLAVPLGETRDIPRVLRLLTERFADSAALWLRDGVELHETIESRPHVNFDVLEGRQEDIEQYVRGIIERGESDLVASNDTLYAMGLSSVLAIPLIARGEQPLGALFLGYRHVADDRDQELAHEVAARLATAIDNQRLFRQASEAEREVKELNQTLELRVEMRTQELLEANRELEAFSYSVSHDLRTPLRHIVGFGDLLGKEAGEVLGDKGQRYLNIITGAATRMSALIDDLLNFSRMGRQEMRFAEVDLNTLLHEAIEELDVGGAAVKWELGPLPHVPGDPGLLKLVFTNLLSNALKYSRTRAERTVSVTARLGADETIVAVRDNGVGFDSRFADKLFGVFQRLHRAEEFEGTGIGLANVRRIVTRHGGRVWAESTLGEGATFYIALPLQSPHAAEQGLHVHVKDTA; encoded by the coding sequence ATGGCTGAGCCTTTGCCTTCCATGAGCACGGTGCCGGCGTCGAGACGACCGCTCAATCTGGCATTTTTCGTGCTTGCCCTGGTACTGCTGCTCACCACTGTCAGCACCTGGTCGGTCAATCAGCTGGCTGCCCAGCAGCAACGCACCCGCTTTCTCAGGGAAGCGGACACCGTCACGCAGTCTGTCGAGCAACGCCTCGACATCTACATCGAGGCCATGCGCTCCGCACGTGGGCTGTGGAGCGTGAACTCTGAGGTGAGCCGAGACGACTTTGCGCGCTACATCGATTCGCTGGAGCTGATCCGAAACTATCCCGGCATTCAGGGCATCGGGTACGCCGAGTATGTCCGCCCGGGGCAACTGGGTGCCTTCGAAGCCCGTCTGCGCCGGCAGGGCCTGCCGTCCTTCCGCGTCCGGCCCGTGCCGGCGCAAGACGCTTACGTGCCCGTCACCTATCTCGAACCCCGCAACGAGGCCAATGCCTACGCGATGGGCTTTGACATGCACTCCGAAGCGCTCCGGCGGGCGGCCATCGAGCGCGCCCTCACGAACGGTGAGGCAGCCGCGACCGCGCCCGTGACGCTGGTACAGGAAAAACGCAAGGAATCTTCGCAGAGCGGATTTCTGATTTACCTGCCGATCTACGAAAACGGCGTCGGCCTGCGTACTGTCGAGGAGCGCCGCGCCGCCCTGCGCGGCTTTCTGTACGCGGCTTTCCGCACCGGAGACTTCCTGTCGGGTGTGGACAGGCGCACCCGGTACGGTGAAATCGATTTGCGGGTATCCGACGACGCAGCCACCATGTACGGTGAAATCAAACAGGGAGCGCAGTTTTTCGACAGCCATGAACTCAACGTGGCAGGGCGAACCTGGAAGCTGGAGTTCAGCGCGCCTCCTGAGTTTGGCCAGAATGTTTTTTCCCTGACCCCCTGGGTGGTGCTGGTGGTCGGTCTGAGCATCGCTCTTGCCGCCTTCTGGACCACCAATTCGCAGGTGCGCGCGCGCGAGCGGGCCGAGGAGATGTCCTCGCGACTGGCCCGCTCGCGCGCTTCGCTGACCGAATCACGCGCAGAATTCGCGGCAATTTTTCAGGCGATGCAGGACACCGCGCTGTTTGCCGGTCCGACGGGCGAGGTGCGGCTGAGCAACGCGGCCCTGAACCGCACGTTCGGATATGCCACAGACGAACTGCAAGGACGAAACCTGTCCTCATTGCGGGTTTCCGCGGAAATGCCTTCTCAAAACGACTTCAATTCGTCTGTGGCGCGTTACCGCCGCAAGGACGGCAGTGAGTTCACGGGCGAGGTGCAGCGCTCGTTCGTGCGCAACGAGGCAGGCGAGGTGATTGGTCAGCTCGAGGTCGTGCGGGATATGACCGAACGTCTGGAAGCCGAGCGTGCGCTGCGTGAAAGCGAATTACGCTATCAGGGTGTGCTGGAGGCCATGCCGCAACTGGTGTGGGTGACCGATCCACAGGGAAGGCACCGTTACTTCAACAGCGGGTGGTACGCCTTTACCGGCCTGAGCCCTGACGAGTCAGTCGATTTCGGTTTTGCCAAGGCGCTCCATCCGGACGACGTCGAGCGCAGCCTGCTCACCTGGGAACGCTCCTGGCGCTACGGCGAACCATACGAGATCGAATACCGTTTCCGCCGCTTCGACGGTGAGTACCACTGGTTTGTGGGGCGCGCCAGCCCGATTCACAATGCCGAAGGTCAGGTCATCGAGTGGGTTGGTACCTGCACCGACATTCATGAACGGATCGAATTCGAAGGGCAGCTTCGCCGCTCTGAAGCGCGCTACCGTGGCCTGATCGAGGGAATGCCCCAGATCGTGTGGCTCTCGGATCCGCGGGGTGAAACGACCTACTTCAACCGCCGCTGGGCCGAATACGTAGGCGAGCAGCGCGCGGGCGGCGGACTGAGTGAAGAGGTGGTGCATCCTCATGAACGTGCCACCTTCACGGAGCAGTGGGGTCGTTCGCTGCACGGCAAGGTGCCATTCGAGGGAGAATACCGCCTGGTTCGCGCTGATGGCGAGTACCGGACGTTTATGGTGCGCAGCCTGCCCATTCTGGGTGAGGATGGCGCGGTCATCGAGTGGGTTGGCACCCTCACTGACGTGGAGGATCAGGTATATTCCGAGGCCTCTTCGCGTCTGCTGGCCGAAATCAGCCGGGTCTTGGCCGTTCCGCTGGGTGAAACGCGCGACATTCCCCGGGTGCTGCGACTGTTGACCGAGCGCTTTGCGGACAGTGCGGCCCTGTGGTTGCGCGACGGCGTGGAGCTGCACGAAACCATCGAATCGCGGCCGCACGTGAATTTTGATGTCCTCGAGGGGCGCCAGGAAGATATCGAACAGTACGTTCGTGGAATCATTGAGCGTGGAGAGAGCGACCTGGTGGCGTCGAACGACACCCTGTACGCGATGGGCCTTTCCAGTGTGCTGGCCATACCGCTCATCGCCCGTGGCGAGCAGCCTCTTGGCGCACTGTTTCTGGGCTACCGGCATGTCGCGGACGATCGGGACCAGGAACTCGCGCACGAGGTGGCAGCGCGCCTTGCCACGGCCATCGACAACCAGCGCCTGTTTCGTCAGGCGAGCGAAGCGGAACGTGAGGTCAAGGAGCTCAACCAGACGCTCGAACTCCGGGTCGAAATGCGGACCCAGGAGCTGCTGGAGGCCAACCGCGAACTGGAGGCATTCAGCTACTCGGTGTCACACGACCTGCGCACCCCGCTGCGCCACATCGTGGGCTTCGGCGACCTGCTGGGTAAGGAAGCCGGGGAAGTGCTGGGTGACAAGGGACAGCGCTACCTGAACATCATCACGGGTGCCGCGACACGCATGAGCGCCCTGATCGACGATTTGCTGAACTTCTCGCGTATGGGACGTCAGGAGATGCGTTTTGCCGAGGTCGACCTGAACACATTGCTTCACGAGGCGATCGAAGAACTCGACGTCGGGGGCGCTGCGGTGAAATGGGAGCTTGGCCCACTTCCGCACGTGCCCGGCGATCCGGGGCTGCTCAAACTGGTCTTCACGAACCTCCTTTCCAACGCCCTTAAATACAGCCGTACCCGTGCCGAGCGGACCGTTTCGGTGACCGCACGCCTCGGGGCGGATGAAACCATCGTCGCGGTACGCGACAATGGGGTGGGCTTCGACAGCCGTTTCGCCGACAAGCTTTTTGGAGTCTTTCAGCGTCTGCACCGCGCCGAGGAGTTCGAAGGAACGGGCATCGGGCTCGCGAATGTCCGGCGCATCGTGACCCGGCACGGCGGCCGCGTGTGGGCTGAAAGTACACTCGGTGAAGGCGCCACCTTCTACATTGCCCTGCCCCTTCAATCCCCTCACGCCGCTGAGCAGGGACTTCATGTTCACGTCAAGGACACCGCATGA